From Candidatus Neomarinimicrobiota bacterium, the proteins below share one genomic window:
- a CDS encoding NADH-dependent [FeFe] hydrogenase, group A6, producing MNITINNIEVWANPGETVLEVAEREGIRIPTLCYLKGFSPTGSCRMCMVEVEDQGRLVPSCAFPVYDGMKVKTNSPEVRRARKTIIELLLANHPQDCLVCIRNGNCDLQSLAAEYGVRSYRYVGQRRKGKLDLASPSIERDPEKCILCGRCVRVCHEMQNVGAIDLINRGFNSTVAPAMDRSLNTVACVYCGQCIVHCPVGALREKSDQKRVWEAINNTDKLVVAQIAPAVRVAIGEEFGLQPGEIVTGKIVAALRRMGVDTVFDTNFAADLTIMEEANELIERITQKKTLPMITSCSPGWVKYLEHFYPDLMDHLSSCKSPHEMEGAMIKSYYARKMGINPEKIFVVSVMPCIAKKFEAQRPELGKEFQDVDAVITTRELARMIRVAGLDFSRLPDEGFDDPLGESTGAGAIFGAAGGVMEAALRTAHYMMTGKDMPVIDFSPIRGLQGVKESTVEINGIKLKVAAVSGLKNIDVLLKDMQAGKSEYHFIEVMACPNGCINGGGQPQPSTPEKIQKRTEAIYKIDKRLPKRCSHHNQSIQKLYQEFLEKPGSHTAHDLLHTHYTRRNRH from the coding sequence ATGAATATTACCATTAACAATATTGAAGTTTGGGCAAACCCCGGTGAGACGGTTCTGGAAGTCGCAGAGCGGGAAGGCATTCGTATTCCCACCCTCTGTTACCTGAAAGGTTTTTCTCCCACTGGGTCCTGCCGGATGTGCATGGTGGAAGTGGAAGATCAGGGGCGTCTGGTGCCTTCCTGCGCCTTTCCGGTCTATGACGGCATGAAAGTGAAAACCAACTCGCCGGAAGTCCGCCGGGCCCGTAAAACCATTATCGAACTGCTGCTGGCCAATCATCCCCAGGACTGCCTGGTTTGTATCCGGAACGGGAACTGTGATTTACAGTCCCTGGCAGCGGAATACGGGGTCCGGAGTTACCGCTATGTGGGACAGCGCCGAAAAGGGAAACTGGACCTGGCAAGTCCTTCGATTGAGCGGGACCCTGAAAAGTGTATTCTCTGCGGACGCTGTGTGAGGGTCTGTCATGAAATGCAGAATGTGGGAGCCATCGACCTGATCAACCGTGGATTCAACAGCACCGTTGCCCCGGCCATGGACCGGAGTCTGAATACGGTGGCCTGTGTGTATTGCGGCCAGTGTATTGTTCACTGCCCGGTGGGTGCCCTTCGTGAAAAGAGTGATCAGAAACGGGTCTGGGAAGCCATCAACAATACAGACAAACTGGTTGTGGCCCAGATTGCCCCGGCGGTCCGTGTGGCCATCGGTGAGGAATTCGGACTCCAACCCGGTGAAATTGTCACCGGTAAAATTGTGGCAGCCCTTCGGCGTATGGGCGTGGATACGGTATTTGATACCAACTTTGCCGCTGATCTGACCATTATGGAAGAAGCCAATGAACTGATTGAGCGGATTACACAGAAGAAAACCCTGCCCATGATCACATCCTGCAGTCCGGGCTGGGTGAAATATCTGGAACACTTCTATCCGGACCTCATGGATCACCTGTCCAGCTGTAAATCTCCCCACGAAATGGAAGGTGCCATGATCAAGTCCTATTATGCCCGGAAAATGGGCATCAACCCGGAAAAGATTTTTGTGGTCTCTGTGATGCCCTGTATTGCCAAGAAATTCGAGGCACAACGGCCGGAACTGGGAAAAGAATTTCAGGATGTGGACGCAGTGATCACAACCCGGGAACTGGCCCGGATGATCCGGGTGGCCGGACTCGATTTTTCCCGTCTGCCTGATGAGGGATTTGATGATCCCCTGGGTGAATCCACCGGTGCCGGGGCAATTTTCGGAGCTGCCGGCGGTGTGATGGAAGCGGCTCTCCGGACGGCTCACTACATGATGACCGGAAAAGATATGCCGGTGATTGATTTCTCACCTATTCGCGGACTCCAGGGTGTCAAGGAATCCACCGTGGAAATCAATGGAATCAAGCTGAAAGTCGCCGCCGTGAGCGGATTGAAAAATATTGATGTCCTGTTGAAAGATATGCAGGCCGGGAAATCCGAATACCACTTCATCGAAGTGATGGCTTGCCCCAACGGATGTATTAACGGCGGTGGCCAGCCCCAGCCCAGTACACCGGAAAAAATCCAGAAAAGAACCGAAGCGATCTATAAAATTGATAAGAGACTGCCGAAGCGGTGTTCACACCATAACCAGTCCATCCAAAAACTCTATCAAGAATTCCTTGAAAAGCCGGGAAGCCATACCGCCCATGATCTGCTCCACACCCATTACACCCGGCGGAACCGGCATTAA